The stretch of DNA TTGCAtctataataatgtttaaaatacgTACAAATAGCGCAACAGGAGAGGAACTCTTTCAGAGCTGTGTGTAGCGACATCTGGTGGTGTAAAATGTTAGGTACCTTCTCAAGCATCGGTGAATGTTTTATCAGTGAATGTTTACACGTTATAATAATTGATttctctttattatttttttttattttattagtattttattattattattattatatatttttaaattattaatattttgcaaatTCTGCCAGGAGAATGCAAGCTTATGCACTCAACTGTACATACAGATGGAAACTTGAGTCAGAGACTCACACTAAAGTTGCACTTAAGCctcattatatattaattaaagtGTCCCTTCCGCTGTAGTTCTCACATTTGTGGACATTCAAATATGGCGCATTATGATGTCTCAAGTCTGATGTAAGTGACATCAATGTAATTGGTTCTTGAATATGTCTGGTGACCAAACATCGAATTTACCATTAACTTTCACTGTTTTGAATGACATCAGGGTGAGAAAAGTTCATTTTCGGGGTGAAATAGTCTCAAACTTCAACTTTTACTCGGAATACCATTGTGATCATGGTAAATCAATCCACAGAATAGATCAATTCAAGTCACAAACATATGTCTTAAAGTTACTCACAATATTTCACCAGTTAAGCAAGTTAAATTATTTAAGCTGAGTGCTGTGGATATTTCACCCCGAAAACGAACTTTTCTCACCCTGATGTCATTCAAAATCTGCCAatttctttccttcttttttttttcccatggaaaatgtccagtttttccatacagtgaaacTTAATGGTAAATTCGATGTTTGGTCACCAGACATATTCAAGAACCAATTACGTTGATGTCACTTACATCAGATTTGAGACATCATAATGCGCCATATTTGAATGTCCACAAATGTGAGAACTACAGCGGAAGGGAcactttaattatatataatgagGCTTAAATAATTTAAGCCTCATCATATATTCTATACTAGATATACTAGTGTATATAAAATAGTGTTGTATTTGGTACATGCAACTTAGcttgttttattgtaaattaaaaaaaaaaaaaaaaaagtcatttatttaaacaaatttattgTCAATTTATTGTGTACAGAGTGCAACCATAAATTAACAATGGTGTAGAATCTTTTTGCTAATTTGCAGTGACAATAAGGCATTTTATTTAGAACATTTTAGTGAACATTTACAAAGTATATGGAAATAACAAGCATTTAACATTCAAACTCTCACACAAACTCTTGTTCGACATCAGTCCTTGgttgcaaatgcatttgcttcTTGTACTTCTTTTTGGGTAGTTTCCGCTCTCTGCTCCTCAGAGTCTGCCTTGAGGTCTTGATCTGGTGCAGTTGGAGGTTTTCTGGGTGGCTCAAATACAGgcctgtatatatacacacctcCCACCACTCCAACCAGAGTAGCAAATGCAATCTGATTAAAGGGAATCCGTCTTCCAAACATGATCTTATGTTATGAAGGAACAGAAGAACCCATAAGAGACACAAAACATCCCActcctaaaaaaataaaataaaaataaaaaagtgtgttCGCTGCATATTGTATATCAGATCTTCTTCGGCTGTTTGTGGTATTTTGCGTATGCATAAATGATGTATAACTGCATCTGTACAATACAGTACATGAGCATGTATTATAGATGACAATATTCACTTACGCTAAATGTGAAGAAACTTATCGCAGAAACATTATAAGGCTACGACAACATTCAACACATGTATATcttaattttgtaattaatgtttttctcaCTCACCCTGACGTTTTCAATCTtttccagttattttaaaagAGTTTTTAGAGAAGTCTGCAGTTAAAACACATGTAAGACAAGGACGACCGAGCGACTACGGCAACTCACGCAGGCCAAATGCGACGTATACATTTCCGCATTTCAATTTTTTCAACATAAATTCATAATAAGATGTGTTAGACCCTATTTTTATAAACCACGATTCATATttcaataaacataaaattattataaacattacataTTAAGCGTTAAAAGACCTGCATTTACGTCTTTATTACATATTCATGAGACGCCATGACCAAAAGACAGAATGCTTCACACTCCAGTCCAGTTGGTGGCAGTAGAACACCATAAGTTGGCTTGTCAACCGCCATTAAATCGTACAAGAAGAAGATGACCCAAACACGGAAATAGATCTTCAAGTGTCTAAATTTAAGGCAGAAAACACTACGTAAATGCGCcagaaaatgaacatttacaGCCGGAGTTAAAATGCTGAACATTGAAACTCATTTGAGGTTTATGTGGAGAAATGGAAAAGATTCGAGAGCGCTTCAAATTGAACAAATCCTCATGTGAACCAGTGAGACTGAGAAAGAGGAGCTCCATTCTGTACAGCACAGATGACAAGAGACCTCAAACACTTGGTGAGAGTCCTGAACCTGGGCTTTAGACTCACTTTAGAGCCAACTGTGTTTTAAtgagaagaaaatcatataatAGTTAATAACAATtgaataacattaataaaaaaagtggCAAGTTAGATTCTGGGATCTGTAACTTGAATACTCAGATTGCTTTCCATAAATAGACAGTTTTGCTCACATAGATCGTTAACTTCATATTTACCCCctacaactaaaataaaaaagtttattcaTTTATCCAAAAATCCATTATATTAATCAGCATTATATTGGCCATCAGTGACCCTGCTCTTAAGATTTTGGCATcagccataaaaaaaaacacatgggCTTCTACTATCTGCACCTGCTAACATTAGAAATGTGCTCTATTTTTGTAATTTCTGCAGAATTCTTTGGCATCAGTATCACAGTTTTCATTGTCATATTCCGCCTGCTCAACTGCTTCCTGGTGCAGACCAGCTTCGTCCCAGATGAGTACTGGCAGTCGCTTGAGATTTCCCATCGAATGGTCTTCAGATATCCTTGCTTATGACTTGAACTGCAAAAATAGTTGTTTGGTTTGAATATAATACTTTAGAAACATTAACTGTAAATGAGATCCTTAACCTGTTTATCACTTATGGCTACGAGACCTGGGAATGGAAGGAAGGCATCCGAGGATATTCTTATCCTCTCCTGTTCGCTCTGATGTATAAACTCCTGTATCTGATGAATTATGACACAGCGTATCTGTTGGTAAGACTTCAATGTATTATATTGACAGCAAGTGTAATGTTTCCTTAACATGAATACCTGTTTCTGCAGGTGTTTTTGCCACGTGTTTTCCAGGCACTGCTGGCTGCATATGCCGACGTGAAGCTGTACCACCTCGTCCAGCAGTGGGAATCTCCAGATGTGGCCAAATGGACAGTAAGATGATGTAACTTCCATCGCTAATCAGATATTGGGCAAATACACAAGCTGTGCTTTAAGTTTGAATGCTTTGTGTTTGTACCACTCACTTCTGCTGTGT from Ctenopharyngodon idella isolate HZGC_01 chromosome 18, HZGC01, whole genome shotgun sequence encodes:
- the LOC127499563 gene encoding protein PIGBOS1: MFGRRIPFNQIAFATLVGVVGGVYIYRPVFEPPRKPPTAPDQDLKADSEEQRAETTQKEVQEANAFATKD